A portion of the Microbacterium hominis genome contains these proteins:
- a CDS encoding VOC family protein, translating to MRLVQIAQHADDLERAAAFYTVLLQREPTAQFDPPGLLFFELDGVRLLLDRNAPSALIYLQVDNVHEALERLDGVVEVVSHPHVIFTHDDDTLGPAGHEEWQAFVRDSEGNTVGLVAFQRP from the coding sequence ATGAGACTCGTTCAGATCGCACAGCACGCCGACGACCTCGAACGCGCCGCCGCGTTCTACACGGTGTTGCTGCAGCGCGAGCCGACGGCGCAGTTCGACCCGCCCGGTCTGCTGTTCTTCGAGCTCGACGGGGTGCGGCTTCTGCTCGATCGCAACGCGCCGTCGGCGCTCATCTACCTGCAGGTCGACAACGTGCACGAGGCCCTCGAGCGCCTCGACGGCGTGGTGGAGGTGGTGTCGCACCCGCACGTCATCTTCACGCACGACGATGACACGCTCGGGCCCGCCGGACACGAGGAATGGCAGGCGTTCGTGCGCGACTCCGAGGGCAACACCGTCGGGCTGGTGGCGTTCCAGCGGCCGTGA
- a CDS encoding ABC transporter ATP-binding protein — translation MTSRIIEIEGLIKHFGKAVALDGLDLTLDEGEVRGFLGPNGAGKSTTIRILLGLVRRTGGAVRLFGDDPWRHAVALHRRLSYVPGDVALWPQLTGGQCIDLLGSSGAPLDQTRRAELIERYDLDPSKRVRDYSKGNRQKVALVAAFASQADLLILDEPTSGLDPLMEEVFRECVRERADAGASVLLSSHILGEVDALCENVTIIRHGKVVEAGSVAELRRLSRTTVHAVTRGPAPTLAHPSIANLQSTPTGTGTGTELEFTVDPAALDDVLPPLLATGVTALTVRPPSLDELFLTAYEGAR, via the coding sequence ATGACGAGCAGGATCATCGAGATCGAGGGATTGATCAAGCACTTCGGGAAGGCGGTGGCCCTCGACGGCCTCGACCTCACCCTCGACGAGGGCGAGGTGCGCGGATTCCTCGGACCCAACGGCGCGGGCAAGTCCACGACGATCCGCATTCTGCTGGGTCTCGTGCGACGCACCGGCGGCGCCGTGCGCCTGTTCGGCGACGACCCGTGGAGGCACGCCGTCGCCCTGCACCGGCGGCTGAGCTATGTGCCGGGCGATGTGGCGCTGTGGCCCCAGCTCACCGGCGGCCAGTGCATCGACCTGCTGGGCTCTTCGGGCGCCCCACTCGACCAGACGCGGCGGGCCGAGCTCATCGAGCGCTACGACCTCGACCCCTCCAAGCGCGTGCGCGACTACTCCAAGGGCAACCGGCAGAAGGTCGCCCTGGTCGCCGCCTTCGCGTCGCAGGCCGACCTGCTCATCCTCGACGAGCCGACCTCCGGCCTCGACCCGCTCATGGAGGAGGTGTTCCGCGAGTGCGTGCGCGAGCGCGCCGACGCCGGCGCCTCCGTGCTGCTGTCGAGTCACATCCTCGGGGAGGTCGACGCACTGTGCGAGAACGTGACGATCATCCGGCACGGCAAGGTCGTCGAAGCCGGATCGGTGGCCGAGCTGCGACGACTCTCCCGCACGACGGTGCACGCCGTCACGCGGGGACCGGCGCCGACCCTCGCGCATCCGTCGATCGCCAATCTCCAGTCCACTCCCACCGGCACCGGCACCGGCACCGAGCTCGAATTCACCGTCGATCCCGCGGCACTCGACGACGTGCTGCCGCCGCTGCTGGCCACCGGGGTGACCGCGCTCACCGTGCGCCCGCCGAGCCTCGACGAGCTGTTCCTCACCGCGTACGAGGGCGCGCGGTGA
- a CDS encoding ABC transporter permease — translation MTATAATTSARAARASRPGNGFGAILRIQLRTGWKALAIWVVALIGGYLATVASIDSLYDSPEALQGYDDTVASDPAMAAINGTPYGADTLGGVVSNEFGFIAAIAIPLMGLLLVVRQTRAQEEIGMLELLRSRGVGARAPWTAAVLLALVALALVGGGMATVLVAYGEPADAALLYGASIAGLGAVFAGIATLVGQLLRRSGSVTGVGILVLGVAYVTRAAGDVRDNGWKWLSPLAWQQETRPFADDARVWPLLLALGVAAVLIAAGLTLVGGRDLGSAMVASRPGPARAGGLTRSTWGLALRAHASAGAAWISGSIAVGVIFGAFTDDIAEAIAANPALSAVMGDGQATEAYVGITLMMLVLMAIGCLGQSLGRVRGEETGGRLEPTLARSVSRPGWLATHAVWMVVFPLLALLAGAAGLALTADGEVDDIVVSAVAYVPAVLVALGIAVALFGLLPRLTGLIWLVLGYIAFVAILGGTLDLPDWAMNLSPVSAIGTLPVDEVDATVEWLLVGIAVVLLAAGFVGLRRRDIPR, via the coding sequence GTGACCGCGACCGCCGCCACGACCTCGGCGCGCGCTGCGCGGGCCTCCCGCCCGGGCAACGGCTTCGGCGCGATCCTGCGCATCCAGCTGCGCACCGGCTGGAAGGCCCTGGCGATCTGGGTGGTGGCGCTGATCGGCGGGTACCTCGCCACCGTGGCATCCATCGACTCGCTCTACGACTCGCCCGAGGCACTGCAGGGCTACGACGACACGGTCGCGAGCGACCCCGCGATGGCCGCGATCAACGGCACACCCTACGGCGCGGACACGCTGGGCGGCGTGGTCTCGAACGAGTTCGGCTTCATCGCGGCGATCGCGATCCCGCTCATGGGTCTGCTCCTGGTGGTCCGCCAGACGCGCGCGCAGGAGGAGATCGGGATGCTGGAGCTGCTGCGCTCGCGCGGCGTCGGCGCCCGTGCGCCGTGGACCGCGGCGGTGCTCCTCGCGCTCGTCGCGCTCGCCCTCGTGGGCGGCGGCATGGCGACCGTGCTCGTCGCGTACGGCGAGCCCGCCGACGCCGCGCTGCTCTACGGCGCGTCGATCGCGGGCCTAGGGGCGGTGTTCGCGGGCATCGCGACGCTCGTGGGCCAGCTGCTGCGGCGCTCGGGATCGGTGACCGGCGTCGGGATCCTCGTGCTGGGCGTCGCGTACGTGACCCGGGCCGCCGGCGATGTGCGCGACAACGGCTGGAAGTGGCTGTCGCCGCTGGCCTGGCAGCAGGAGACCCGGCCGTTCGCCGACGATGCCCGGGTGTGGCCGCTGCTGCTCGCGCTGGGTGTGGCGGCCGTGCTGATCGCGGCGGGACTGACCCTCGTCGGGGGTCGCGACCTGGGGTCGGCGATGGTCGCCTCACGCCCTGGTCCCGCCCGCGCGGGCGGCCTCACCCGGTCGACGTGGGGCCTCGCGCTGCGGGCGCACGCCTCCGCGGGCGCGGCCTGGATCTCGGGCTCGATCGCGGTGGGCGTGATCTTCGGCGCGTTCACCGACGACATCGCCGAGGCGATCGCCGCCAACCCCGCACTGTCGGCCGTGATGGGCGACGGCCAGGCGACCGAGGCCTACGTGGGCATCACGCTGATGATGCTCGTGCTGATGGCGATCGGATGCCTCGGCCAGAGCCTGGGCCGCGTTCGCGGCGAGGAGACCGGCGGGCGTCTCGAGCCGACGCTGGCCCGCTCGGTGTCGCGCCCCGGGTGGCTCGCCACGCACGCCGTGTGGATGGTGGTCTTCCCGTTGCTGGCACTGCTCGCCGGAGCGGCGGGGCTCGCACTCACCGCCGACGGCGAGGTCGACGACATCGTGGTCTCGGCGGTGGCCTATGTGCCCGCAGTGCTGGTCGCCCTCGGGATCGCCGTCGCACTGTTCGGTCTGCTCCCCCGGCTGACAGGACTCATCTGGCTGGTGCTCGGGTACATCGCGTTCGTCGCGATCCTCGGCGGCACGCTCGATCTGCCCGACTGGGCGATGAACCTCTCGCCCGTCTCGGCGATTGGCACCCTGCCCGTCGATGAGGTGGATGCCACAGTCGAGTGGCTCCTCGTCGGCATCGCGGTCGTGCTGCTGGCGGCCGGCTTCGTCGGCCTTCGCCGCCGCGACATCCCGCGCTGA
- a CDS encoding alpha/beta hydrolase family esterase — translation MTDIDVTPAPVENTLKPRPRRRLRRALIVVGSVLGALALIAGALAAWFLWAPAPAEPELDAQVVTGSVEVDGMTREYLAVVPAALPEDAPVVFAFHGSRMDAAGMRAATGYRFDELAVDRGFVAVYPQGYEQTWHDCRAETPYPARMDDIDDVAFVEAMIDDLSVEQGTSTREVFATGLSNGGHLAYRLATEAPQLVRGVAAFAAAYPARENDVCVWEGTPVPTMIVLGDADPINPFEGGVAGTFGGSLGAVLSAEESAAFLADRNGDASLPESAPYANTDAAGDTDVTTTRYDGEAPVLLFAVAGGGHVVPNPTYTQPRVMGGTTAHLDGPLAAVEFFLGE, via the coding sequence ATGACCGATATCGACGTCACCCCTGCCCCCGTTGAGAACACCCTGAAGCCCCGGCCCCGCCGGCGGCTGCGGCGCGCCCTCATCGTCGTGGGCTCCGTGCTGGGCGCGCTCGCGCTGATCGCGGGCGCGCTCGCGGCCTGGTTCCTGTGGGCGCCCGCGCCGGCCGAGCCCGAGCTCGACGCGCAGGTGGTGACCGGTTCGGTCGAGGTCGACGGCATGACGCGGGAGTACCTCGCGGTCGTCCCCGCCGCCCTGCCGGAGGACGCCCCCGTGGTGTTCGCCTTCCACGGATCCCGGATGGATGCCGCCGGCATGCGCGCCGCGACCGGCTATCGCTTCGACGAGCTGGCCGTCGACCGCGGATTCGTCGCGGTGTACCCTCAGGGGTATGAGCAGACGTGGCACGACTGCCGCGCCGAGACTCCGTACCCGGCGCGGATGGACGACATCGACGACGTCGCGTTCGTCGAGGCGATGATCGACGACCTGTCGGTCGAGCAGGGCACCAGCACGCGCGAGGTGTTCGCGACAGGGCTCTCCAACGGTGGTCATCTCGCCTACCGCCTCGCCACGGAGGCGCCGCAGCTCGTACGGGGCGTCGCGGCCTTCGCCGCCGCCTACCCGGCGCGGGAGAACGACGTCTGCGTGTGGGAGGGCACGCCCGTACCGACCATGATCGTGCTCGGCGACGCCGATCCGATCAATCCCTTCGAGGGCGGGGTGGCCGGCACGTTCGGCGGCAGCCTCGGCGCCGTGCTGTCGGCCGAGGAGAGCGCTGCGTTCCTCGCGGACCGCAACGGCGACGCCTCGTTGCCCGAGTCGGCGCCGTACGCGAACACCGACGCGGCCGGCGACACCGATGTCACGACGACGCGCTACGACGGCGAGGCGCCGGTGTTGCTGTTCGCGGTCGCGGGCGGCGGTCACGTGGTTCCCAACCCGACCTACACCCAGCCCCGCGTGATGGGCGGCACCACCGCGCACCTCGACGGGCCGCTCGCGGCGGTGGAGTTCTTCCTCGGCGAGTGA
- a CDS encoding glycoside hydrolase family 3 N-terminal domain-containing protein, with protein MATRKELRAGARARVAEEKAAKRARRTELKAMSPEERRTAKAADRTAARAAKKQAKADRKAAGASMTRAERRAMKRRERTYRRVKNRPRRLIGWGIAAVAVVGIVALIAPYAAGIGRVTSITFTDDTAAAAAARDAAVPVAEAVSDEGIVLLENGGGVLPLAGGAVNVFSFASFNLRLGGGGSGGAAGEGAPTLYEALEAQGVDYNHDLYAAMEDAGAKHETGSSNAFVQIAGALLGGDEGEPAPDYLTDDVMAQAADFSDTALVVFGNSGSEGSDFTAETLRLSAAQTALLDTVTASIPNVVVIINSGNQMELGFLEEYPEIKAAVWMGTPGPQGAVSLAKVLTGEVNPSGRLTDTYAYDVETAPATENLGNHSYENVGRAFLDYEEGIYVGYRYYETRYEDDEAYDEIVQYPFGYGLSYTTFEQDPAQPVIGDEEISVDVTVTNTGDVAGKEVVQVYFSAPYIDGGIEKSAIELAGYAKTSLLEPGASETLTVAFATRDMSSWSTEAGAYVLEGGAYRIAVSSDVHSPLVTFETEIAEDVVYDTDEVTGAALESRFDYVESDLTYLSRDDWGNTYPTAPGDDTVASEGLLALMDPEVVPASGDAPTYGADNGLMLEDLKGLDADDPRWDDFLDQLTLDEQADLFSYGAYLTASVDRLGIPSITMLDSPAGLNSLFSPLDSAFYPSEIVIASTWNDELAYAVGESVATEATAYGIDVWYAPGMNLHRTAMGGRDFEYFSEDPLLSGTMGAAMVAGAEQNGVPTTMKHFVLNDQEVNARSGINVFASEQALRELYLRPFEITVKQAQVSGAMSSFINIGGVWAGGDEQLLQEVLRGEWGFEGFVTTDAVLGGWMDPVQAALGGNDLMLSALNPSGTASAIKSAAEDDPAGVGSALRDRVQAVLLTVLQTNSFD; from the coding sequence ATGGCAACACGTAAGGAACTCCGCGCCGGGGCCCGCGCGCGGGTCGCCGAGGAGAAGGCCGCCAAGCGCGCACGTCGCACCGAGCTGAAGGCGATGTCGCCCGAGGAGCGCCGCACGGCGAAGGCCGCCGACCGTACCGCCGCGCGGGCGGCCAAGAAGCAGGCGAAGGCCGACCGCAAGGCCGCGGGCGCCTCGATGACGCGGGCCGAGCGCCGGGCGATGAAGCGCCGGGAGCGCACCTACCGCCGCGTCAAGAACCGCCCGCGTCGGCTGATCGGCTGGGGCATCGCGGCCGTCGCCGTCGTCGGCATCGTCGCGCTGATCGCCCCCTATGCCGCGGGGATCGGACGCGTGACCTCGATCACGTTCACCGACGACACGGCCGCTGCGGCAGCCGCTCGCGACGCAGCGGTTCCGGTCGCCGAGGCCGTCTCCGACGAGGGCATCGTGCTCCTGGAGAACGGCGGCGGTGTGCTTCCGCTCGCCGGCGGAGCCGTGAACGTCTTCTCGTTCGCCTCGTTCAATCTCCGCCTGGGTGGCGGCGGCTCCGGCGGCGCAGCCGGCGAGGGCGCGCCGACGCTGTACGAGGCGCTCGAGGCGCAGGGGGTCGACTACAACCACGACCTGTACGCGGCGATGGAGGATGCCGGCGCGAAGCACGAGACGGGCTCGTCGAACGCGTTCGTGCAGATCGCCGGTGCTCTTCTCGGCGGCGACGAGGGTGAGCCCGCCCCCGATTACCTCACCGACGACGTGATGGCGCAGGCCGCCGACTTCTCCGACACCGCGCTCGTGGTGTTCGGCAACTCCGGATCCGAGGGCTCGGACTTCACTGCCGAGACGCTGCGACTGTCCGCCGCGCAGACCGCGCTTCTGGACACGGTCACCGCGAGCATCCCGAACGTGGTCGTCATCATCAACTCGGGCAACCAGATGGAGCTCGGCTTCCTCGAGGAGTACCCCGAGATCAAGGCCGCCGTCTGGATGGGCACCCCCGGACCGCAGGGCGCGGTCTCGCTCGCGAAGGTGCTCACCGGCGAGGTCAACCCGTCCGGTCGCCTGACCGACACGTACGCCTATGACGTGGAGACGGCACCCGCGACCGAGAACCTCGGCAACCACTCCTACGAGAACGTCGGACGCGCCTTCCTCGACTATGAAGAGGGCATCTACGTCGGCTACCGCTACTACGAGACGCGGTACGAGGATGACGAGGCGTACGACGAGATCGTGCAGTACCCCTTCGGCTATGGCCTGAGCTACACCACGTTCGAGCAGGATCCCGCCCAGCCTGTCATCGGCGACGAGGAGATCTCGGTCGATGTGACCGTCACCAACACGGGTGACGTCGCCGGCAAGGAGGTCGTGCAGGTCTACTTCTCCGCCCCGTACATCGACGGCGGCATCGAGAAGTCGGCGATCGAACTGGCCGGCTACGCGAAGACGTCCCTCCTCGAGCCGGGCGCGTCCGAGACGCTCACGGTGGCCTTCGCCACGCGAGACATGTCGTCGTGGAGCACCGAGGCCGGGGCCTACGTGCTCGAAGGCGGCGCCTACCGCATCGCCGTGAGCAGCGACGTGCACAGCCCGCTCGTCACCTTCGAGACCGAGATCGCCGAAGACGTCGTCTACGACACCGATGAGGTGACCGGCGCGGCACTCGAGAGCCGCTTCGACTACGTCGAGAGCGACCTCACCTACCTGTCGCGCGACGACTGGGGGAACACCTACCCGACCGCGCCCGGCGACGACACGGTGGCCTCCGAGGGGCTGCTCGCGCTCATGGACCCGGAGGTCGTGCCCGCATCGGGCGACGCCCCCACTTACGGGGCCGACAACGGCCTGATGCTCGAAGACCTGAAGGGGCTCGACGCCGACGACCCGCGCTGGGACGATTTCCTCGACCAGCTCACGCTCGACGAACAGGCCGACCTCTTCTCGTACGGCGCCTACCTCACCGCATCGGTCGACCGCCTCGGCATCCCCTCCATCACGATGCTCGACAGCCCCGCTGGCCTCAACTCGCTGTTCAGCCCGCTGGACTCCGCGTTCTACCCGTCGGAGATCGTCATCGCCTCGACGTGGAACGACGAGCTCGCGTACGCGGTCGGCGAGTCGGTGGCGACCGAGGCGACGGCGTACGGCATCGACGTCTGGTACGCGCCGGGCATGAACCTGCACCGCACCGCGATGGGCGGCCGCGACTTCGAGTACTTCTCGGAAGACCCGCTGCTCAGCGGCACCATGGGCGCCGCGATGGTCGCCGGTGCCGAGCAGAACGGCGTGCCCACCACGATGAAGCACTTCGTGCTCAACGACCAGGAGGTCAACGCGCGCTCGGGCATCAACGTGTTCGCCTCGGAGCAGGCGCTGCGCGAGCTGTACCTGCGCCCCTTCGAGATCACGGTCAAGCAGGCCCAGGTCTCCGGCGCGATGTCGTCGTTCATCAACATCGGCGGCGTGTGGGCCGGCGGCGACGAGCAGCTGCTGCAGGAGGTCCTGCGCGGCGAGTGGGGCTTCGAGGGATTCGTGACCACCGACGCCGTGCTCGGCGGCTGGATGGACCCGGTGCAGGCTGCCCTCGGCGGCAACGACCTGATGCTGTCCGCGCTCAACCCGAGCGGCACCGCGTCCGCGATCAAGAGCGCGGCCGAGGACGACCCGGCGGGCGTCGGCAGCGCGCTGCGCGACCGCGTGCAGGCCGTGCTGCTCACCGTGCTGCAGACGAACTCGTTCGACTGA